One Verrucomicrobiales bacterium genomic window carries:
- a CDS encoding prolyl oligopeptidase family serine peptidase: MYRFLSHVVAGRTIRVIPLCALMAIAVASYSTMAATAPPRNETVLREGLLIKAVARSGRSAFHTDAIEERIVSGRWSLPKEGETIDVPNAPSQRWEKVKADTNGWFANLIPRLPFTNSGPRGGYLYLPYSSPRNEVLLLHAAGHSMAYVNGEPRAGDLYENGTAVLPVQMQSGLNEILLATGRGRIRAKLSTPAASVQIALHDTTLPDILRADTTDKWGSIILINSTTNTQEQLVLHASVDGQRTESTSVPAILPLTTRKVGFRLRHSGESRTNRASLELTLTRRGARSKPIDTAKLSLRVREPDQSHRETFVSQIDGSVQYYAITPARPVSPDRPARALVLSTHGASVEAQGQAEAYAPKPWAHVVAPTNRRPYGFDWEDWGRWDAIEVLEHAQKKFNTDAQLTYLTGHSMGGHGTWQLGATFPDRFAGIAPSAGWISFFSYAGGRRDESTNAVRALLQRSTASSDTLLMASNYLNHAIYILHGDADDNVPVSEARTMRKVLEPFHRDFMYHEQPGAGHWWGNPCVDWPPIFDLFARHRIPDWVSKRAVHFTTVNPGISSSSHWVAIEAQDQALAKSIIDIAWDPNARTFTGNSENVQRLRLQTTQLKPGKPVQLKLDGQSVTNVALPGNGAPLWFSRQDGNWRQVSQPPPRVKGPVRSGPFKEAFNHRFLFVYGTQGTAPENAWALAKARFDGEAFWYRGNGSIDIIPDTQFRAKDYPDRGVILYGNADSNKAWRELLPSSPVQIRRGLVQIGNRSLSGDGLACLFLQPRPDSDIACVGVVGGTGVAGMKLTDRVPYFLAGVAFPDCTVFGLESLSQAADGARVAGFFGTDWSVTHGEFVWRDEPAR, encoded by the coding sequence ATGTACAGGTTCCTCTCTCACGTGGTCGCTGGCCGCACCATCCGAGTCATTCCGTTGTGCGCCTTGATGGCCATCGCCGTGGCCTCGTACTCCACGATGGCCGCGACGGCTCCTCCTCGCAACGAAACCGTCCTCCGCGAGGGCTTGCTCATCAAGGCGGTGGCCCGCAGCGGCCGAAGCGCGTTTCATACCGACGCAATCGAGGAGCGCATCGTCAGCGGCCGGTGGTCCCTGCCCAAGGAAGGTGAAACGATCGACGTGCCCAACGCGCCCAGCCAGCGATGGGAAAAAGTAAAGGCCGACACCAATGGCTGGTTTGCGAACCTGATCCCTCGCCTGCCCTTCACCAACTCCGGCCCCCGCGGTGGTTACCTCTACCTCCCCTACTCCTCCCCTCGCAACGAGGTGCTCCTCCTCCACGCCGCCGGCCATAGCATGGCCTATGTCAACGGAGAGCCTCGCGCGGGTGACCTCTATGAAAACGGGACGGCTGTTCTCCCGGTCCAAATGCAGTCAGGGTTGAACGAGATCCTGCTGGCCACTGGACGCGGTCGTATCCGGGCAAAGCTGAGCACCCCGGCGGCCTCGGTCCAGATTGCGCTTCACGACACCACGCTGCCCGACATCCTCCGCGCTGACACCACCGACAAATGGGGATCGATCATCCTGATCAACAGCACGACCAACACCCAGGAGCAGCTGGTGCTTCACGCTTCGGTGGATGGCCAACGCACCGAATCCACTTCCGTCCCCGCCATCCTCCCGCTGACCACGCGAAAGGTGGGCTTTCGCCTCCGTCACTCCGGGGAATCCCGCACGAACCGAGCCAGCTTGGAGCTCACTCTCACCCGGCGCGGAGCGCGATCCAAACCGATCGACACCGCGAAGTTGTCGCTTCGTGTCCGTGAACCGGATCAAAGCCACCGGGAGACATTCGTGAGCCAGATCGATGGGAGCGTGCAGTATTACGCCATCACGCCAGCCCGCCCCGTAAGCCCCGATCGCCCCGCGCGGGCCTTGGTGCTGAGCACTCACGGCGCCAGCGTCGAAGCCCAAGGCCAGGCCGAAGCGTATGCCCCCAAGCCCTGGGCGCATGTGGTCGCCCCCACGAACCGCCGGCCCTATGGTTTCGATTGGGAGGACTGGGGACGCTGGGATGCCATCGAGGTCTTGGAACACGCTCAAAAGAAATTCAACACAGATGCGCAGCTTACGTATCTCACCGGCCACTCCATGGGCGGCCACGGCACCTGGCAGCTGGGTGCGACCTTCCCGGACCGTTTTGCGGGTATCGCACCGAGCGCCGGTTGGATCAGCTTCTTCTCCTACGCCGGTGGACGTCGCGATGAGAGCACCAACGCGGTTCGCGCGCTGCTCCAGCGATCCACCGCATCCAGTGACACGCTGCTCATGGCCAGCAACTATCTGAACCATGCGATCTACATTCTCCACGGCGACGCCGATGACAACGTTCCCGTGTCGGAAGCTCGCACCATGCGCAAAGTCCTGGAGCCTTTCCATCGCGACTTCATGTATCACGAGCAGCCGGGAGCGGGCCATTGGTGGGGCAACCCCTGCGTCGACTGGCCCCCGATCTTTGACCTGTTCGCCCGTCATCGCATTCCCGACTGGGTGTCCAAGCGCGCGGTTCACTTCACGACCGTCAACCCTGGAATTTCCTCTTCATCTCACTGGGTCGCCATCGAAGCGCAGGACCAGGCGCTGGCCAAGAGCATCATTGACATCGCTTGGGATCCCAACGCTCGCACCTTCACCGGCAACTCCGAAAACGTGCAGCGGCTCCGGCTCCAGACCACGCAGCTAAAGCCAGGCAAGCCGGTCCAACTGAAGCTGGATGGACAGAGCGTGACTAACGTCGCTCTTCCTGGAAACGGAGCGCCGCTCTGGTTCTCGCGTCAGGACGGAAACTGGCGACAGGTCTCTCAACCTCCGCCCCGTGTGAAAGGCCCGGTCCGCTCCGGCCCGTTCAAGGAGGCCTTTAATCACCGGTTTCTGTTTGTCTACGGCACCCAGGGGACCGCTCCGGAGAATGCCTGGGCGCTCGCCAAGGCACGGTTTGACGGAGAGGCTTTTTGGTATCGGGGCAACGGGAGCATCGACATCATTCCCGACACCCAGTTCCGCGCCAAGGACTACCCCGACCGCGGGGTGATCCTGTATGGCAATGCCGACAGCAACAAAGCCTGGCGCGAGTTATTGCCGAGCAGCCCGGTCCAGATTCGACGCGGGCTGGTGCAGATCGGGAATCGGTCTCTTTCGGGAGATGGTCTGGCCTGCCTTTTCCTGCAACCCCGTCCGGATAGTGACATTGCCTGCGTCGGAGTCGTGGGAGGCACCGGAGTGGCGGGAATGAAGCTCACGGACCGAGTTCCCTACTTTCTGGCCGGCGTAGCCTTTCCAGACTGCACCGTCTTCGGTCTCGAGAGCCTGAGCCAGGCCGCGGATGGAGCCCGAGTGGCCGGATTCTTTGGAACTGACTGGAGTGTCACCCACGGAGAATTTGTCTGGCGCGATGAACCTGCTCGTTGA
- a CDS encoding sugar phosphate isomerase/epimerase produces MKNPAPHPDGSEQSASPNLNRREVIKKSLAALSAAALAASPAPAAAAEASAGQPDARRLSPKRYDMKKSINLWAFPYPQRMNLRECLQLAKDAGFDGIELNYDLDNDLSPKATTKDYQSIRRMADEIGIAISGLCSFLFWPYPLTSNDVTKRERGIELAGKIAQAAHDLGVENVLVVPGAVHIPWRTDHEPVPNDVCDQRARDAVRRLADGAEKLKVFLNMENIFFNGYLMTPMEMNAFVDSFQNPHIKVHFDTGNISMFQHAEHWIPILGKRIQNIHFKEYTKKGTDYSLETFRPLLDGTTDWPAVMEALSQVGYRGYLTFEYFHPYLHYPEALIYQTSDSLNRMLGRPVGIKA; encoded by the coding sequence ATGAAAAACCCTGCACCACACCCAGATGGCTCGGAGCAATCCGCCTCGCCCAATCTCAACCGACGCGAGGTCATCAAGAAAAGCCTCGCCGCCCTGAGCGCCGCCGCACTCGCGGCGTCTCCTGCGCCCGCCGCGGCGGCGGAGGCATCGGCTGGCCAGCCCGATGCCCGGCGGCTGTCCCCCAAGCGTTACGACATGAAGAAGTCGATCAATCTGTGGGCATTTCCCTACCCCCAGCGGATGAATCTGCGAGAGTGCCTCCAGTTGGCCAAGGACGCGGGATTCGATGGAATCGAGCTGAACTACGATCTCGACAATGATCTTTCTCCGAAGGCGACCACGAAGGATTACCAGTCCATTCGCCGGATGGCCGATGAGATCGGAATCGCCATCAGCGGTCTCTGCTCATTTCTCTTCTGGCCGTATCCCCTAACCAGCAACGATGTCACCAAACGCGAACGCGGCATCGAACTTGCCGGAAAAATAGCGCAAGCGGCTCATGACCTGGGAGTGGAGAACGTGCTGGTCGTTCCTGGTGCCGTTCACATTCCCTGGCGAACCGACCATGAGCCCGTTCCGAACGACGTGTGCGATCAGCGTGCTCGCGATGCGGTCCGACGGCTGGCCGACGGAGCCGAGAAACTCAAGGTGTTCCTCAACATGGAGAACATCTTCTTCAACGGCTACCTCATGACGCCCATGGAGATGAACGCGTTCGTGGACAGTTTCCAGAACCCTCATATCAAGGTTCATTTCGACACCGGCAATATCTCCATGTTCCAGCACGCCGAGCACTGGATCCCCATTCTGGGCAAGCGGATCCAAAACATTCACTTCAAGGAATACACGAAGAAGGGAACCGACTACTCGCTCGAAACCTTCCGTCCTTTGCTCGACGGGACGACCGATTGGCCGGCGGTGATGGAGGCTCTCAGTCAGGTTGGCTACCGGGGCTATCTCACCTTCGAATACTTTCATCCGTACCTGCACTACCCCGAGGCATTAATCTACCAAACCTCCGATTCGCTGAATCGGATGCTGGGGCGACCCGTGGGTATCAAGGCTTGA